The Haloarchaeobius amylolyticus genome window below encodes:
- a CDS encoding ABC transporter ATP-binding protein — protein sequence MASTEDTPFDQYRADVDRPLLRLFREYGLPRLRWFVAGNLANLVGRGASLLPPLVLGTAIDAIFIGDGTYGLPLVPETWFPTGQVEQFWLSVGLILGGFLLTAAGTFLWGVTMNRFAHGVMHAVRTDTFAAMQALDMAFFDDKQTGEVMSVLNNDASNLETFLDDALSEGLRIVVMILGIAGILIHLNRQLAAVTLVLVPAMGLFTWWFMRQVEPLYKQVRSDVGSLNTRLENALSGVELVKTTGTEDYETGRVREASNDLYESNMAVLTLSYFYRPGMELLAGLSFAATFIVGGLWLFQGPPLGLSGELSVGEFVTFVFLTQRFVEPLSQASNIVDWYENAKASGERVFGLMDVPPHVVEADDADSLSGVDGRVEYDDVTFGYDEEPVLRDVDFEVAPGETVGLVGPTGAGKSTVMKLLMRLYDVDEGAIRIDGTDVRDVTIPSLRSAIGYVSQDPFLFDGTIAENIRYGQFDASDEAVRDAARAAEAHEFIADLPEGYDTRVGERGVKLSGGQRQRLAIARVVLQDPAVLVLDEATSSVDTETEVLIQRSMDAVSADRTTFVIAHRLSTVKDADTILVLEDGAVVERGTHDELLTVDGLYATLWRVQAGEIEALPDRFLESV from the coding sequence ATGGCTTCGACCGAGGACACGCCGTTCGACCAGTACCGCGCCGACGTCGACCGCCCGTTGCTCCGCCTGTTCCGGGAGTACGGCCTGCCCCGACTGCGCTGGTTCGTCGCGGGCAACCTGGCGAACCTCGTCGGTCGTGGCGCGAGCCTGCTGCCGCCACTGGTGCTCGGGACGGCCATCGACGCCATCTTCATCGGCGACGGGACCTACGGGCTGCCGCTGGTGCCGGAGACGTGGTTCCCGACCGGGCAGGTCGAGCAGTTCTGGCTCTCGGTCGGGCTCATCCTCGGGGGGTTCCTCCTCACCGCCGCCGGGACGTTCCTCTGGGGGGTGACGATGAACCGGTTCGCCCACGGCGTGATGCACGCGGTCCGGACCGACACCTTCGCCGCGATGCAGGCGCTGGACATGGCGTTCTTCGACGACAAGCAGACCGGGGAGGTGATGTCGGTGCTGAACAACGACGCCTCGAACCTGGAGACGTTCCTCGACGACGCCCTCAGCGAGGGGCTGCGAATCGTCGTGATGATCCTCGGCATCGCTGGCATCCTCATCCACCTCAATCGCCAGCTGGCGGCCGTGACGCTCGTGCTCGTGCCCGCGATGGGGCTGTTCACGTGGTGGTTCATGCGGCAGGTCGAACCGCTGTACAAGCAGGTCCGCAGCGACGTGGGGAGCCTGAACACCCGGCTGGAGAACGCGCTCTCGGGCGTCGAACTGGTCAAGACGACCGGGACGGAGGACTACGAGACCGGGCGGGTGCGCGAGGCCTCGAACGACCTCTACGAGTCCAACATGGCCGTGCTCACCCTGAGCTACTTCTACCGGCCCGGGATGGAGCTCCTGGCGGGGCTCTCGTTCGCCGCGACGTTCATCGTCGGCGGCCTCTGGCTGTTCCAGGGCCCGCCGCTCGGGCTCTCGGGCGAGCTCAGCGTCGGGGAGTTCGTCACCTTCGTCTTCCTGACCCAGCGCTTCGTCGAGCCGCTCTCGCAGGCCTCGAACATCGTCGACTGGTACGAGAACGCGAAGGCCTCCGGCGAGCGCGTCTTCGGCCTGATGGACGTGCCGCCCCACGTCGTCGAGGCCGACGACGCCGACTCGCTATCGGGCGTCGACGGGCGCGTCGAGTACGACGACGTGACCTTCGGCTACGACGAGGAGCCGGTCCTGCGCGACGTGGACTTCGAGGTGGCGCCGGGCGAGACGGTCGGGCTCGTCGGCCCGACCGGGGCCGGCAAGTCGACCGTGATGAAGTTGCTCATGCGCCTCTACGACGTGGACGAGGGAGCCATCCGCATCGACGGGACGGACGTGCGAGACGTGACCATTCCGTCCCTGCGCTCGGCCATCGGCTACGTCTCGCAGGACCCGTTCCTGTTCGACGGGACCATCGCCGAGAACATCCGGTACGGGCAGTTCGACGCGAGCGACGAGGCGGTCCGCGACGCCGCGAGAGCCGCCGAGGCCCACGAGTTCATCGCGGACCTGCCCGAGGGCTACGACACCCGTGTCGGCGAGCGCGGGGTGAAGCTCTCCGGGGGGCAACGCCAGCGCCTCGCCATCGCCCGCGTCGTCCTGCAGGACCCGGCGGTCCTCGTGCTGGACGAGGCGACCTCCAGCGTCGACACCGAGACCGAGGTCCTCATCCAGCGCAGCATGGACGCCGTCAGCGCGGACCGGACCACCTTCGTCATCGCCCATCGACTCTCGACGGTGAAGGATGCCGACACGATTCTCGTCCTCGAAGACGGGGCCGTCGTCGAGCGCGGGACCCACGACGAGTTGCTCACCGTGGACGGCCTGTACGCGACCCTCTGGCGGGTGCAGGCCGGCGAGATCGAGGCGCTGCCCGACCGGTTCCTCGAGTCGGTGTAG
- a CDS encoding hybrid sensor histidine kinase/response regulator — translation MPGALVLYVDGDREDCRTTARRLAGERASFDCLTATSVADALDLLDRYHVDCVVSEYDLATETGLDLLRAVREDSPDLPVVLFTADGSESVASDAISAGVTDYVQRTDGASLAHLADRIDAAVSTHRAETELHQSRRQLARLHECAIDIAAAGDVDAVVDRALLAAERILEFDVCGVYRVDDDGRFEPVTDRSYVPEETPTVDDGILGKTYREDRSFHVPDVDENAVASPDRSRFRSALSIPIPDYGVFQAIAREPDAFSAVERDLAELLVTHVSHALDRLAFERDLRRTNERLQAILRNTTAHIYTKDREGRYQLVNETFADRLGLPKEDIVGKTDFELQATEHAEAIRENDLTAMERGGPVEAEEQAAFAEGESVYYSVKVPLYGAGDEPTGVCGISTDITEVKQREAELERQKERLDEFARLVSHDLKSPLSVAQGYLEVVREDVDHENLSDVATAHDRMAAIIEDVLTLARNGRQIGECERVRLDRVATRAWANVDSKAAGLDLLTDTVVEADPDRLQQAFENLFRNCIEHGGDDRDLTVRVGSLTTDRATAETPAPVGDGGADTGTEPTGFFVEDTGSGLGDVATADLFEPGFTTSRCGTGFGLAIVRDIVEAHGWAVEAGASDEGGARFEVTF, via the coding sequence ATGCCTGGCGCACTCGTCCTCTACGTCGACGGCGACCGCGAGGACTGTCGAACGACGGCCCGCCGGCTGGCGGGCGAGCGCGCCAGTTTCGACTGCCTGACAGCGACGTCCGTCGCCGATGCACTCGACCTGCTGGACCGATACCACGTCGACTGCGTGGTCAGCGAGTACGACCTCGCGACGGAGACCGGCCTCGACCTGCTGCGTGCGGTCCGCGAGGATTCGCCGGACCTCCCGGTCGTCCTGTTCACCGCCGACGGCTCGGAGTCCGTCGCCAGCGACGCCATCTCGGCCGGGGTGACCGACTACGTCCAGCGGACCGACGGAGCGAGCCTGGCCCACCTCGCCGACCGCATCGACGCGGCCGTCTCGACGCACCGGGCCGAGACCGAACTCCACCAGTCCCGCCGGCAACTCGCGCGCCTCCACGAGTGCGCCATCGACATCGCCGCGGCGGGCGACGTCGACGCGGTCGTCGACCGCGCGCTCCTCGCCGCCGAACGCATCCTCGAGTTCGACGTCTGTGGCGTCTACCGGGTCGACGACGACGGCCGGTTCGAGCCGGTGACCGACCGGAGCTACGTCCCCGAGGAGACGCCGACCGTCGACGACGGTATCCTGGGGAAGACCTACCGCGAGGACCGGAGCTTCCACGTCCCGGACGTCGACGAGAACGCGGTCGCGTCGCCCGACAGGTCGCGGTTCCGCTCGGCGCTCAGCATCCCCATCCCGGACTACGGCGTGTTCCAGGCCATCGCGCGGGAGCCGGACGCCTTCTCGGCGGTCGAGCGCGACCTCGCCGAGTTGCTCGTGACCCACGTCTCCCACGCCCTCGACCGGCTCGCGTTCGAACGCGACCTGCGCCGGACCAACGAGCGGTTGCAGGCCATCCTGCGCAACACCACCGCCCACATCTACACGAAGGACCGCGAGGGCCGCTACCAGCTCGTCAACGAGACGTTCGCCGACCGGCTCGGCCTCCCCAAGGAGGACATCGTCGGGAAGACCGACTTCGAGTTACAGGCCACCGAACACGCCGAGGCCATCCGGGAGAACGACCTGACGGCGATGGAGCGGGGCGGGCCGGTCGAGGCCGAGGAGCAGGCCGCCTTCGCCGAGGGCGAGTCCGTCTACTACTCGGTCAAGGTCCCGCTCTACGGCGCCGGCGACGAGCCGACCGGCGTCTGTGGCATCTCGACCGACATCACCGAGGTGAAACAGCGCGAGGCGGAACTCGAACGCCAGAAGGAGCGCCTCGACGAGTTCGCGCGACTGGTCAGCCACGACCTCAAGAGCCCGCTGTCGGTCGCACAGGGCTACCTCGAGGTCGTCAGGGAGGACGTCGACCACGAGAACCTGTCGGACGTGGCGACCGCCCACGACCGGATGGCCGCCATCATCGAGGACGTCCTGACGCTGGCCCGGAACGGGCGACAGATCGGCGAGTGCGAGCGCGTCCGGCTCGACCGGGTCGCGACCCGTGCCTGGGCGAACGTCGACTCGAAGGCCGCCGGCCTCGACCTGCTCACCGACACCGTGGTCGAGGCCGACCCCGACCGCCTCCAGCAGGCGTTCGAGAACCTGTTCCGGAACTGTATCGAACACGGTGGCGACGACCGCGACCTGACGGTCAGGGTGGGCTCGCTGACGACCGACCGGGCAACCGCCGAGACGCCAGCTCCGGTCGGCGACGGCGGCGCCGACACCGGCACCGAACCGACCGGCTTCTTCGTCGAGGACACGGGCTCTGGGCTCGGCGACGTGGCTACCGCCGACCTCTTCGAACCCGGGTTCACCACCAGTCGCTGCGGAACCGGGTTCGGGCTGGCCATCGTCCGGGACATCGTCGAGGCCCACGGCTGGGCGGTCGAGGCGGGGGCGAGCGACGAGGGTGGCGCCCGCTTCGAGGTAACGTTCTGA
- a CDS encoding universal stress protein — protein sequence MSVGYSHILVPVDGSDASEAAAEHAIDLATRYDAGVTVMHVVDDDLLPLDARSQQLVERLEAEAADIVTEVVEWATEAGVMPIERRIVRGSPADEILTAIDEKDVDLVVLGSHGRSGIDKFIMGSVSERVVRQSPVPVLTVRS from the coding sequence ATGTCCGTGGGCTACAGTCACATCCTCGTCCCGGTCGACGGCAGCGACGCGTCCGAGGCGGCGGCCGAACACGCCATCGACCTCGCGACCCGGTACGACGCCGGCGTGACGGTGATGCACGTCGTCGACGACGACCTGCTTCCCCTCGACGCCCGGAGCCAGCAACTGGTCGAGCGTCTCGAGGCGGAGGCCGCAGACATCGTCACCGAGGTGGTCGAGTGGGCCACCGAGGCGGGCGTCATGCCCATCGAACGACGCATCGTCCGCGGTTCGCCCGCCGATGAGATCCTCACCGCCATCGACGAGAAGGACGTCGACCTCGTCGTGCTGGGCAGTCACGGCCGCAGTGGCATCGACAAGTTCATCATGGGCAGCGTCTCCGAGCGCGTGGTCCGGCAGTCGCCGGTACCCGTCCTCACGGTCCGGTCCTGA
- a CDS encoding cryptochrome/photolyase family protein — MQLHWHRDDLRASDNRALAAATTSADDLGPVCPVFVFDDAVLTHGSPPRVAFMLDALAQLREWYRDHGSDLLVRHGDPREVLPALADELDAERVVWNRGYSGLARERDAAVRQALNDADVARESFEDALHHEPGSITTNDGDPYSVYTYFWKKWRDRPKADPYDAPAEAALADVTGDELPTLADLGFDDPEATIQSAGTDAARERLTAFCEGDIYEYDERRDYPADQCTSRLSADLKWGTIGVREVYEETEAAADLADDEDALESVREFQSQLAWREFYHHVLYFNPEVVSQNYRDYEYDIAWRNDPEELQAWKDGETGYPIVDAGMRQLREEGYVHNRVRMIVASFLTKDLLVDWREGYDWYRQKLVDHDTANDNGGWQWAASTGTDAQPYFRIFNPMTQGERYDPDAEYIKAYVPELRDADPSLIHGWHEASQMMRDQGAPEYPAPIVDHGDRREQALSMFKSARGEE; from the coding sequence ATGCAACTCCACTGGCATCGCGACGACCTGCGCGCCAGCGACAACCGGGCACTGGCGGCCGCCACGACGAGTGCCGACGACCTCGGCCCGGTCTGTCCCGTGTTCGTCTTCGACGACGCCGTGCTGACACACGGGTCACCGCCCCGGGTCGCCTTCATGCTCGATGCGCTCGCGCAACTGCGGGAGTGGTACCGCGACCACGGCAGCGACCTGCTGGTCCGTCACGGCGACCCTCGCGAGGTGCTCCCGGCGCTGGCCGACGAACTCGACGCCGAGCGCGTCGTCTGGAACAGGGGCTACTCCGGGCTCGCCCGGGAGCGAGACGCCGCGGTCCGGCAGGCGCTGAACGACGCCGACGTGGCCCGCGAGTCCTTCGAGGACGCGCTCCACCACGAACCGGGGTCCATCACGACCAACGACGGCGACCCCTACTCCGTCTACACCTACTTCTGGAAGAAGTGGCGCGACCGGCCGAAAGCGGACCCCTACGACGCCCCGGCCGAGGCCGCACTCGCCGACGTGACCGGCGACGAGTTACCGACGCTGGCCGACCTCGGGTTCGACGACCCCGAGGCGACCATCCAGTCCGCAGGGACCGACGCGGCCCGCGAGCGCCTCACCGCGTTCTGCGAGGGGGACATCTACGAGTACGACGAGCGCCGGGACTACCCAGCCGACCAGTGCACCTCCCGGCTCTCCGCGGACCTGAAGTGGGGGACCATCGGCGTCCGCGAGGTGTACGAGGAGACCGAGGCCGCCGCCGACCTCGCCGACGACGAGGACGCCCTCGAGTCCGTCCGGGAGTTCCAGTCCCAGCTGGCATGGCGGGAGTTCTACCACCACGTGCTCTACTTCAACCCCGAGGTGGTCTCGCAGAACTACAGGGACTACGAGTACGACATCGCGTGGCGGAACGACCCCGAGGAGCTGCAGGCGTGGAAGGACGGCGAGACCGGCTACCCCATCGTCGACGCCGGCATGCGCCAGCTCCGCGAGGAGGGCTACGTCCACAACCGCGTCCGGATGATCGTCGCGTCCTTCCTCACGAAGGACCTGCTCGTCGACTGGCGGGAGGGGTACGACTGGTACAGACAGAAACTGGTCGACCACGACACCGCCAACGACAACGGTGGCTGGCAGTGGGCCGCCTCGACCGGGACCGACGCCCAGCCGTACTTCCGCATCTTCAACCCGATGACCCAGGGCGAGCGCTACGACCCCGACGCCGAGTACATCAAGGCGTACGTTCCCGAGTTGCGCGACGCCGACCCGTCGCTCATCCACGGCTGGCACGAGGCCTCCCAGATGATGCGCGACCAGGGCGCACCCGAGTATCCGGCCCCCATCGTCGACCACGGTGACCGCCGGGAACAGGCGCTCTCGATGTTCAAATCTGCCCGTGGGGAGGAGTGA
- a CDS encoding histidine kinase N-terminal 7TM domain-containing protein: MTPGTLMQYVALCSVVLSAAFTVLAWRYRDRPGARPFLALLVGVTWWVATAAAGMWTTNEQMHYLLVRLQYPGLAVVPPAWLLFALEYTGRDEYVTRGSIAAVSVVPALAVLGVWTNPEFGLMWHDRWVETVAGVAQFEGSFALGFWLFTVYSYLLLGVGATMLLMLALDSSSRYRRQAAALVLAVTIPFVMQVLYHTHPGPVPRVNLTPFAFIGSAAIGMAAVGRFGFLESDPVASQVAPDRVIERLDDAVVVLDGNRTVVDANPAAETLLGPGVVGHDAETVLPGELDLDALADGGTAGEVPTVERQLDGDPRYYDTTASALRDRRGAVTGWVVNFHDVTDRRRRERRTETLTRVLRRTLREEMDAVYSHAGEMREDDEVVADLQEHAQDALEVGTVAEEFEPLLGDSVSDPPADIVPIVGEELDRVRERHPGVDVTLDAPLGEWAYCGALFEPVFRALVNDAASRATGSDPQVAVDVRVDEGAGEVTVSVADSGPARPDSDLAVLCDGVVPTETDDSDASTLSLWLVHWGVDHLGGAVAVPEGSSRVDLRLPLVDDQQ, translated from the coding sequence ATGACACCGGGTACGCTCATGCAGTACGTGGCGCTGTGTAGCGTCGTCCTCTCGGCCGCCTTCACCGTCCTCGCGTGGCGCTACCGCGACCGACCGGGGGCGCGACCGTTCCTCGCCTTGCTCGTGGGTGTCACCTGGTGGGTGGCGACGGCCGCGGCCGGGATGTGGACGACGAACGAACAGATGCACTACCTGCTGGTCAGGCTCCAGTACCCCGGGCTCGCGGTCGTCCCGCCCGCCTGGCTCCTCTTCGCGCTGGAGTACACCGGCCGCGACGAGTACGTCACGCGGGGGTCGATCGCCGCGGTCTCGGTCGTCCCCGCGCTGGCGGTCCTCGGCGTCTGGACGAACCCCGAGTTCGGCCTGATGTGGCACGACCGCTGGGTCGAGACGGTCGCCGGGGTCGCCCAGTTCGAGGGCTCGTTCGCCCTCGGCTTCTGGCTGTTCACCGTGTACTCGTACCTGCTGCTCGGGGTCGGCGCGACGATGCTGCTCATGCTCGCGCTCGACAGCAGTTCGCGGTACCGGCGACAGGCGGCCGCGCTCGTGCTCGCCGTGACCATCCCGTTCGTCATGCAGGTGCTGTATCACACCCATCCCGGCCCGGTGCCGCGGGTGAACCTGACCCCGTTCGCGTTCATCGGCTCGGCCGCCATCGGGATGGCCGCCGTCGGCCGGTTCGGCTTCCTCGAATCGGACCCGGTGGCCTCGCAGGTCGCGCCCGACCGGGTCATCGAGCGCCTCGACGACGCGGTCGTCGTCCTCGACGGGAACCGGACGGTCGTCGACGCCAACCCGGCGGCGGAGACGCTGCTCGGGCCGGGCGTCGTCGGCCACGACGCCGAGACCGTCCTCCCCGGTGAACTCGACCTCGACGCACTGGCCGACGGGGGGACGGCCGGCGAGGTCCCGACGGTCGAGCGCCAGCTCGACGGCGACCCGCGGTACTACGACACGACAGCCAGCGCGTTGCGCGACAGGCGCGGCGCGGTGACGGGCTGGGTCGTGAACTTCCACGACGTGACCGACCGGCGTCGGCGCGAGCGCCGCACCGAGACGCTGACCCGGGTGCTGCGCCGGACCCTGCGCGAGGAGATGGACGCGGTGTACAGCCACGCCGGGGAGATGCGCGAGGACGACGAGGTAGTGGCGGACCTCCAGGAGCACGCACAGGACGCGCTCGAGGTCGGCACGGTCGCCGAGGAGTTCGAACCCCTGCTCGGGGACTCGGTGTCGGACCCGCCGGCCGACATCGTCCCCATCGTCGGCGAGGAACTGGACCGGGTCCGCGAGCGCCACCCCGGCGTCGACGTGACCCTCGACGCCCCCCTCGGCGAGTGGGCCTACTGCGGCGCCCTGTTCGAGCCCGTGTTCCGGGCGCTGGTGAACGACGCCGCGAGCCGCGCAACCGGCTCTGACCCGCAGGTCGCCGTGGACGTCCGGGTCGACGAGGGGGCCGGCGAGGTGACCGTCAGCGTGGCCGACAGCGGCCCGGCCCGCCCCGACTCGGACCTCGCCGTCCTGTGTGACGGTGTCGTCCCGACCGAGACCGACGACTCCGACGCGTCGACGCTCTCGCTGTGGCTGGTCCACTGGGGCGTCGACCACCTCGGCGGCGCCGTCGCGGTCCCCGAGGGGTCCTCGCGCGTCGACCTCCGGCTCCCCCTCGTGGACGACCAGCAGTGA